The Myroides fluvii region AAGGCAAAGATATTCTGTAAGAACCGAAAGGATTCAACGGATATAGTAAAGGATAATGTGTTGAAAATTAGGGAAGATGGGATGGATGTCGTATTGGATATTGACGAAATTCTATTTGTTGAAAGCGCGGGAAATTACATTAAAATTTATGTTGAAAATCGAAGTAAAAGTTATTTTGTATATGGCTCGTTAATTAGTATTAAGACAGAATTACCCGATTACTTCATACAAGTGCATCGTTCCTTTATTATCAATCGAAAGCATGTGGTTAAAAAGGAATTGGGAAAAGTAACGTTACAAGAAAACATTGAAATACCAGTAGGTAGAAAGTATCAGATTTTAATTGAGTAACAAAGTAGCGCGTTTTTTACAGGGTGATTTTTTGTTTTAATTTTCTTGAGAATAATAATTGATTTTTAAACAAAGAGTAAACCATCTGTTTCAGATGATTTGAACAACATCACAACGTGCAGAGGTCTTTTTGTAGGATGTTTTTTTGTAGTATTTCCCTTGAAAAAAAGCATATTATGCCTTGGGTATAAAGAAAGAATGGAAGTTGTGGATGTTCTCGAAACAACAATAGAATCATATAATTTAGATCTACCTTGAGGTAATTCCTTGAAGGT contains the following coding sequences:
- a CDS encoding LytR/AlgR family response regulator transcription factor codes for the protein MGTKYKCLIVDDEKPAHQVLMSHINQCEDLECVGTVFSGKEALLFLQQNEVDILLLDINMPLISGLEFLDMLTVKPVTIITTAYSDFALESYEKDAVDYLLKPISFGKFLKAIEKAKIFCKNRKDSTDIVKDNVLKIREDGMDVVLDIDEILFVESAGNYIKIYVENRSKSYFVYGSLISIKTELPDYFIQVHRSFIINRKHVVKKELGKVTLQENIEIPVGRKYQILIE